The proteins below come from a single Ictalurus furcatus strain D&B chromosome 27, Billie_1.0, whole genome shotgun sequence genomic window:
- the LOC128603135 gene encoding B-cell receptor CD22-like, producing the protein MLYRMWRDITVAAILMLLTGVQAQHSVTLSSQSLCVVTGSTVKIPCKFIPGHSSVTQTEWYRVQSSEGEPRDLRKDPQYSGRVSVSTWWSSCELTVRNVRVSDSGIYNFRFKTQRSDWISASSGVHLTVTDLQVKVDPNTVGQRKVKVTCSSTCSISTDYFNWYRNGLYIAYTYDSSTVLDLTSPYDEVSYSCKVHESEHRSPPVCVFDEKSCWSVTYSTQTICSLIGSSVDIHSYFTFPNRYKVTKVIWFIKGQVGVEPVDVREDEEYQGRVQYTQISQNNCSLRITNLRERDAQTYRFRFYTDDPAGKYTGHPGVSLSVTDLKVTVSDWDNGYKKLSCTTCTLSNNPTYIWYKNGQRVTNPYRNYLYVSSEDAGSYSCAVRGHEELRSPAVCVLDEKSCWSVTYSTHTICSVIGSSVDIHSYYTFPNRYKVTKSVWFIKEQAGIEVVDVREDEEYQGRVQYTQISQNNCSLRITNLRERDAQTYRFRFYTDGGKYTGDPGVSLSVTDLKVTVSDWSEQYMKLSCITTCTLSNNPTYIWYKNGQRVSECKSASCSVAAVGGAVSYSCAVEGHDSLLSPPVYSPKNTSAVVLSSGDTVEGDSVTLSCSSDANPPVLTYSWFKQRAAADTLLTTGQNYSISNISSQHSGLYYCTAHNQLGQHNSTPTLLDVKDNSTQTLLDVIGDEESSAKVWKLHAVWGAAALVPALLLSLLTAVLCIKRKGGAERDTDIQGVPKPGDDTYTALNPMNTSPDYDTLQYVKSDTYTTLNSATMSSDNEMLTGVATRLSEEKYSRTGE; encoded by the exons ATGTTGTACAGAATGTGGAGAGATATTACAGTAGCAGCGATCCTCATGTTACTGACAG gagTTCAGGCTCAACACAGTGTAACTCTCTCCTCTCAGAGTCTCTGTGTTGTTACTGGATCTACAGTAAAAATCCCCTGTAAATTTATACCTGGTCACTCCAGTGTCACACAGACAGAGTGGTATCGAGTCCAGAGCTCTGAAGGAGAACCACGAGACCTGAGGAAAGATCCACAATACTCAGGACGAGTGTCTGTAAGCACCTGGTGGTCTTCCTGTGAGCTGACAGTGAGgaatgtgagagtgagtgactCTGGAATTTATAacttcagatttaaaacacagaGAAGTGACTGGATATCAGCCTCATCTGGCGTTCATCTGACTgtcacag ACTTGCAGGTGAAGGTGGATCCTAACACTGTAGGACAGAGAAAAGTGAAAGTGACCTGTAGCTCCACCTGCAGCATCAGCACAGACTATTTCAACTGGTACAGGAATGGCCTTTACATCGCATATACCTATGACTCCTCCACTGTCCTCGACTTGACCAGTCCTTATGATGAAGTCAGCTACTCCTGTAAGGTGCATGAGAGTGAACACCGCTCTCCTCCAGTGT gtgttttTGATGAGAAGAGCTGCTGGAGTGTGACTTACTCCACCCAGACTATCTGCTCTCTGATTGGATCATCAGTGGACATACACAGTTATTTCACCTTCCCTAATCGTTACAAGGTCACAAAAGTGATCTGGTTCATTAAAGGACAGGTTGGTGTTGAACCTGTGGATGTGAGAGAGGATGAGGAGTATCAGGGCCGAGTGCAGTACACACAGATCTCCCAGAATAACTGTAGTCTGAGAATCActaacctgagagagagagacgctcaAACATACAGATTCAGATTCTACACTGATGATCCTGCAGGCAAATACACCGGCCATCCTggagtctctctgtctgtcacag ATCTGAAGGTTACAGTATCAGACTGGGATAACGGATACAAGAAGCTGAGCTGCACCACCTGCACTCTGTCTAACAACCCCACTTACATCTGGTACAAGAACGGACAGCGTGTCACTAACCCGTACAGAAATTATCTGTACGTCAGTAGTGAGGATGCAGGCAGCTACTCCTGTGCTGTAAGAGGACATGAGGAGCTTCGCTCTCCTGCTGTCT gtGTTTTAGATGAGAAGAGCTGCTGGAGTGTGACTTACTCCACCCACACTATCTGCTCTGTGATTGGATCATCAGTGGACATACACAGTTATTACACCTTCCCTAATCGTTACAAGGTCACAAAATCAGTCTGGTTCATTAAAGAGCAGGCTGGTATTGAGGTTGTGGATGTGAGAGAGGATGAGGAGTATCAGGGCCGAGTGCAGTACACACAGATCTCCCAGAATAACTGTAGTCTGAGAATCActaacctgagagagagagacgctcaAACATACAGATTCAGATTCTACACTGATGGGGGTAAATACACTGGTGATCCTggagtctctctgtctgtcacag ATCTGAAGGTGACAGTATCAGACTGGAGTGAGCAGTACATGAAGCTGAGCTGCATCACCACCTGCACTCTGTCTAACAACCCCACTTACATCTGGTACAAGAACGGACAGCGTGTGTCTGAGTGTAAATCTGCCTCCTGCTCTGTAGCTGCAGTCGGTGGTGCGGTCAGTTACAGCTGTGCTGTTGAAGGCCATGACAgtctcctctctcctccagtgt ATTCCCCTAAAAACACCAGCGCAGTGGTTCTTTCCTCTGGAGACACAGTGGAGGGGGATTCAGTGACTCTGAGCTGTAGCAGTGATGCAAACCCTCCTGTTCTCACCTACTCCTGGTTTAAACAGAGAGCAGCTGCAGACACACTGCTGACAACAGGCCAGAATTACAGCATCAGCAACATCAGCTCCCAGCACAGCGGACTGTACTACTGCACTGCTCACAACCAGCTGGGACAGCACAACTCTACACCCacactcctggatgtgaaggaTAACTCTACACAGACACTCCTGGATGTGATAG GTGATGAGGAGAGCTCAGCGAAGGTGTGGAAGCTGCATGCTGTATGGGGAGCTGCTGCACTCGTTCctgctctgcttctctctcttcttactGCCGTTCTGTGCATTAA GAGGAAGGgaggagcagagagagacacagacattcAG GGTGTTCCAAAGCCTGGAGATGACACATACACAGCACTGAACCCCATGAATACGTCCCCGGATTATGACACTCTGCAA TATGTTAAAAGTGACACTTACACAACCCTGAACTCTGCAACCATGTCCTCTGATAATGAAATGCTGACG